In Microbacterium sp. ABRD28, the genomic stretch TTCGAAGAGGTCAAGATCGGCGGCGGCCCGCCGCCGCTTCGCGTGCCCGAGGGGTGGCTGGTGCTCCACCACGGGGTGACGGGCGTCATCGACAACGCTTTCTCGCAGCAGCAGAAGGTCAACTACGCCGCCGGGGCGCTGCTGCTCGACGCCGACGACCCGAGCCGGGTGATCGCGCGCACCCCCGAACCGCTCCTGCGGCCCGAGACCGACGACGAGCGCAGCGGCATCGTGCCGAACGTCGTCTTCCCGACCGCGATAGAGGAGATCGACGGACGCCATTTCGTCTTCTACGGCATGGCCGACTCCAAGATCGGCGTCGCGCTTCTGGAGCGCACCGACGCCCCGATCGAGGGGGCATGACCGTCCGAGCATGGCCGACTGAAAAGGAGAAGCACATGAACATGCACGCACGACGAGGTGCGCGCTGGGCCGTCACCGGCGCCGCCGTTCTCGCCCTCACCGTGGGGCTCGTGAGCCCTGCGGCGGCGACGGCGACGGCGACGCCGCCGGCGACGGCTGCGGTGGCGACATCCGTCCCGTCCGCTCCGCTGACGAACCTCGCGCACCTGGACTTCCTGCTCGACCAGGCGACCCCGCCCGCAGACGTCGAAGGGCACACCACCTACCGCCTGGCCGAGGAACCCACCCTGACCTTCCCCTGGACCTACGCCGACGCCCGTGACGGCGGCACGTTCGAGCGGGTCGGCGGCGGGCCCCTCGATCCTGCGACCGGATACTGGGGTCAGGGGGCGTACAACGCCGACGACATCTCCCGCGCCGCGGTGGTGTACCTCCGGCACTTCGAGCAGACGGGCGACGAGGCGAGCGCCGACAAGGCGTACGAACTCCTGCGCGGGCTCACCTACATGCAGACCGTGACCGGCCCGAACGCCGGCAACGTCGTGCTGTGGATGCAGCCCGACGGCACCCTGAACCCCTCGGCCGAGCCGATCGAGCTGCCCGACCCGTCGGACTCGGGCGCCAGCTACTGGCTCGCCCGCACGATCTGGGCGCTCGGCGAGGGCTACGCCGCCTTCGCCGACGTCGACCCCGCGTTCGCGGCATTCCTCGACGAGCGGCTCGACCTCGCTCTGCAGGCCCTCGACCGGCAGGTGCTCTCGCGTTACGGCGAGTGGACCGAATCCGACGGACTGCGCGTTCCGGCGTGGCTGATCGTCGACGGAGCGGATGCCTCGGCTGAGGCCGTGATCGGACTGGCGGCGCGGGTGGCCGCCGGACCCGACGCGCCCGCGGCGCGCGACGCGCTGGCCAAGCTCGCCGACGGTATCGCGGCGATGTCGGCCGGTGACGAGAAATCGTGGCCCTACGGCGCGGTGCTCCCGTGGGCGCAGTCGCGGAGCATGTGGCACGCGTGGGCGTCGCAGATGCCGGCGGCTCTCGCCGTGGCATCCGATGTCCTCGACGACCCGTCGCTGCTCGAACCCGCCGTGGCCGACACCGCCGTCTTCACCCCGACGCTGCTGACCGCCGGCGGGGCGGACAACGGCTGGTTCCCCAGCCCCACCGACCGGGTGCAGATCGCGTACGGTGTCGACTCCCGGGTGCAGTCGCTGCTGTCGGTGGCGGATGCCACGGGCTCGGCCGGTCTCGAGGGTCTCGCGGGTCTGCAGGCGGCCTGGTACTTCGGTGCGAACCGGGCGGGGGAGCCGATGTACGACGCCGCGACCGGTGTCACCTACGACGGGCTCCAGCCCGACGGCTCCATCAACCGCAACAGCGGTGCAGAAAGTGCCATCCACGGCCTGCTGACGATGCTCGCCCTCGATGCGCACCCGGCGGTCGCGGCGCGCGCCACGGCGCTGACGACCGTCGCCGCGCAGGACGGACTGCGTGTCGTCGAGGCCGAGACCGCCGTGACCACCGACGGCACCGTCACCACCCCTGAGTCGTGGACGGGCGAGTCGAGCTGGTCGGGTGACGCCCTGTCGCTCGCCCCGGGGGAGGAGGCGACCTGGGATGTCGGTCCGGCAGACACGCGGCGCTGGCTCGAGCCGGTCGTCTGGTCCGACCCCGGCGAGACGTCGAGGTCGACCTGGCGGTCGGGCGGGCAGCTCACGGTGACAGGACCCGCGCAGGGCATCTCGCCCACACCGGGCGTGCTGCTGCCGTATGCGTTGACCGCCCCGCTGTCGGCGAACCGCGACGAGGTCAGCGTGAAAGCCCTCAGCGGTGAGCTGATGCTCGACGCGATCCTCGTGCGCCCGTGGCTATCGCGACTCGTCCTCGAGGGAGACGGGGCGCGCACCGAGCTCGTGCAGTCCACCGCGACCGGCGCGCAGCGTGCATCCCTCGGCGCCGTCGGGGTCGAGTCGACGATCCGCGTCTTCGACGAGACCGGAGAGCTCGTGCGCACGACGTCGGTGACGGGCGAGACGAGCGTGGTCGTCCCGCGCGGGGGGTTCGCGCTCGCCGAGGGCTGAGTCCCGAAGACACACGGGGGTGGGTGCCTGGGCGCCCACCCCCGTGTCCGATTTCCGCCGGAATGTGTCCCCCGATCGTGACAGGCTGGGGTCATGACGACTCCCGAGACGGCGCCTCCGCCGGTGCAGGGCACGCCCCGCGAGATGGGCTTCGCCGAACGCTACCGGGTCATCCGGTCGCGCGACCGGCGCTTCGACGGGCAGTTCGTCACCGCGGTGCGCTCGACGGGCATCTACTGCCGGCCCAGCTGCCCCGCCCGCACGCCCAAAGAGCAGAACGTCACCTTCTTCGCCACCTCGGCTGCCGCACACGAAGCCGGCTATCGCGCGTGCAAGCGCTGCCTGCCCGAAGCGGCGCCCGGCTCGCCCGCCTGGGACGTCCGCGGCGACCTCGCGGCCCGCGCCATGCGGCTCATCATCGACGGCGTCGTCGACCGCGAGGGAGTACCCGGCCTCGCCCGGCGACTCGGCTATTCGGCGCGCCACCTCACCCGTCTGCTCACCGCCGAACTCGGTGCCGGCCCCCTCGCCCTCGCCCGCGCGCAACGCGCCCACACCGCCCGCACCCTGCTCGTCGGCACCGACCTGTCGTCGGCGGATGTCGCGTTCGCGGCGGGATTCTCCAGCGTCCGCCAGTTCACCGACACGATCGGCGAGGTGTTCGGGATGCCGCCGCGCGACCTCCGCGCCCGGCGCCAGGGCTCCCCGGGGTCGGCCGTCGTCCCCGGGACGAGCGACCTCGCCCCCGGAACGATCGATCTCGCTCTCCCGCTTCGCGGACCCATCGACACCGCGGGACTGTTCGGCTGGATGCGCGCGCACGCCGTTCCGGGTGTGGAGCGCGGTGACGCGACATCCTTCGCCCGGGTCGTGCGCCTGCCGTCCGGACCCGCCTGGTTCGAGGTGCGCGAGGAGGCCGGCAGGCTGCGCCTGCGCGCCCGACCGTCGTCGCTGCACGACCTCAGCACCCTCATCGCCCGGGTGCGGCGGCTGTTCGACCTCGACGCCGACCCGCTGGCCGTCGACGAGGCGCTGTCGATCCACCCCGAGCTCAGGGCCGCGGTCGCGGACATCCCGGGTGTGCGGGTCCCGGGCGCGATCGACGCCGACGAGATGCTGCTGCGCGCGATGATCGGGCAGCAGATCAGCGTCGCCGCCGCGCGCACGATGCAGGGGAGGCTCGTCGCGGCCCTCGGCGCCGAGGTCGACACTCCCGAGGGATCGATGACGCTCTTCCCCGATCCGGCGGTGATCGCCGACCGCGGCCACGAGGTGCTGCGGGGCCCGGCGGCGCGCGTGCGTGCGGTGATCGCCGCCGCCGCGGCGCTCGCCGACGGCTCGCTGACGCTCGGGCCGGGCGACGACCGGGCCGAGCAGCGCCTGCGGCTCCTCGCCCTCCCGGGGGTCGGACCGTGGACGGCCGACTACGTCCGCATGCGCGTGCTGGGTGACCCCGACGTGCTGCTGCCGGGCGACGTCGCCGCCCGCACCGGGGCGGCAGCCCTCGGCCTCCCCGCCGACCCGCGCAGCTTCACCGCGTGGGCCGAGCGCACCGCGCCCTGGCGCAGCTACGCGATGGCCCACTTCTGGTACGCGGCACCCGTGACGCGCGCCTGGCGCGCCGACGCGGGCACCAGGGAGATCCCCGCCAGCACGGGCACCCGCAGGGCCGACCCCGTGCCCGGTGCCTCACCCGCCCCACCCGTTACCCTGCGCCCCACCGATCCTGCACCCGTCACCGCACCGACCCGCCGGAGGACCGCCTCATGAGCACCGCGATCATCCAGACCCTCGACACACCCGACGGACCCTTCACGATCCTCGAGAGCGAGGGTCACGTCGAGGCCTCGGGGTGGACCGCCGACCACGCCGCACTCCTCGCCCGCCTCGCCCCGGCTCACCGTCCCGACGCGGTCGCCGAGGGCGACACCGCGGCGGCCGTCGCCGTCACCGCCTACTACGCCGGCGACGTCGACGCGATCGACGCCGTCCCGGTCCGCCAGCACGGCACGGCCCTGCAGCGAGCCGGGTGGGAGGCGCTTCGCGGCATCTCACCGGGGCAGCCGCTCACCTACACGGCGTTCGCCGCCCGGCTCGGCAACCCCCGCGCCGTCCGCGTCGCGGCCTCGATCTGCGCGCGCAACGCGCCGGCGCTCTTCGTCCCCTGCCACCGCGTGCTCCGCTCCGACGGCACCCTCGGGGGGTTCGCGTGGGGACTCGACGTCAAGCGTTCGCTCCTCGATCGCGAGAGCCGGTTCGCCCTGGCGCGAACTGCCTCTTGATCACAGCCTCCTCCCAGGTTTAGTCTGGAGGGCTGTCGCGACCGCGGCGGCTTCGGATCACCCCACACCCTGGAGGATGCCATGTATCAGGTCGACCACGTCGCGAAGATCGCCGCCGTCCTCCCCGCGGCGCGGTAGCTCGCAGCTTTCGGGTTCTCTTCCGGCATAACCGCCGCGCTCCGAGCGTTTCGCTCGAGCAGCGCTTCTTTCCGCGTCTCGCCACGAGTGAGCGCTTCTCCGCCACGTCCCACCAAGGATCATGACCTCCTCCGCTCCGCCCGCGTCATCCGCGAAAGCCCACCTGTCCACCGCCCGCGCACTCGCGCGGCTGCTGCCGTTCGTCCGCCCGGTGCTCCCGCGCCTCGCCCTCGGCGCCGGCAGCGCGCTCATCGCCAGCCTGCTCGCCCTGGCCATCCCGCTCGTCCTCGAGGCGATCATCCAGGGGCCGATCAACTCCGGTGACATCGGCCTCATCGGCTGGGGTGCCGCCGCCATCCTCGGGCTCGGCATCGCCGAGGCGGCGATGGTGTATCTGCGTCGCTGGTTCGTGCTCGCCCCCGCCACGATGGTGGAGTACGAGCTGCGCCAGACGTTCTACTCCCGCCTGCAGCGCCTCCCGGTCTCCTTCCACGATCGCTGGCAGTCAGGACAGCTCCTCAGCCGGATGATGCAGGACATCAGCACTCTCCGCCGGTGGATGGCCTTCGGCCTCGTGCTGCTCGTGGTGAACGTGCTGACGATCGTCGTCGGCACCGCGCTGCTCTTCCGCTGGCACTGGCTCCTGGGCACCGTGTTCCTCGTGGTGTCGGCGCCGCTGTGGTACGCCGGCTACCGGTTCGAGAAGGCCTACGGCACCCTGGCCCGCCAGAGTCAGGACCAGGCCGGCGACCTCGCGACGTCCGTGGAGGAGAGCGTCCACGGCATCCGTGTGCTGAAAGCCTTCGGTCGGGGCAAGCACGCCCTGCAGAAGTTCGCCCGCCAGGCCGAGACCCTCCGCCAGACCGAGCTGCGCAAGGCCCGCGCGGTCGGATGGATCTGGTTCTGGCTGGTCATCCTGCCCGACATCGCCTTCGCGCTGTGCCTCGGCACCGGCATCTACCTCGCCGCGACCGGCCAGCTCGACGTCGACGCCCTCATCGCGTTCTTCGCCATGACCACCGTGCTGCGCTGGCCGATGGAATCGATCGGGTTCCTCTTCTCCTTCACCCTCGACGCGCGGACGGCCACCGACCGCATCTTCGAGGTCTTCGACGAGGAGAACACGATCACCGACCCCGCCCGACCGGTGCAGCTGTCGAACGTGCGCGGTCAGCTCGCTTTCGAAGACGCCCACTTCCGCTACCAGGACGCCGGCGCCCACGAAGCCGACCTGCTCAACGGCATCGACCTCGTGCTCGAGCCGGGGGAGACGATGGCGCTCGTGGGGCTGACCGGAAGCGGCAAGACCACACTCACCACGCTGCCGACGCGTCTCTACGACGTCACCGGCGGGCGGGTGACCCTCGACGGGACGGATGTCCGCGACCTGACCCTGAAGGAGCTCCGCCGTCACATCGGCATGGCCTTCGAAGACGCGACGCTGTTCTCGCAGACTGTTCGCGAGAACATCCTCCTGGGGCGCGAAGATCTCGAGCCGGGCTCGGAGGAGGCCGAGCGCATCCTGCACGAGGCACTCGGGGTCGCGCAGGCGAGCTTCGTCTACGACCTCCCCGACGGGGTCGACACCGTCATCGGCGAGGAGGGGCTGAGCCTCTCGGGCGGCCAGCGTCAACGTCTCGCGCTCGCGCGGGCAGTGGCAGCCCGACCCAGCGTGCTGGTGCTGGATGACCCGCTGTCGGCGCTCGACGTCGACACCGAGGCGCTCGTCGAAGACGCGCTCCGCGTCGTGCTGAAGGACACCACCGCCCTCGTGGTGGCGCACCGGCCCTCGACCGTCATGCTCGCCGACCGCGTCGCGCTCCTGGAAGCGGGACGTGTCACCGCGGTGGGCCGCCATTCCGACCTGCTGCGCGAGAGCGAGCATTACCGGCACGTCATCTCCAGCCTCGAGCTCGCCGAGCGCGAGGCGCGTGACCCTTCGGATGTGCTCGAGGCCTCGTCCGAAGACCGCGAGAAACCCTTCGATACCCTCGAGAAGGAGGTGACCCGATGAGCACGGCCACCGTCACCGGAACCAGCGGCGAAGACCGCTCCGACTACACCCGGGAAGAGAGTCGCGCCATCCGGCGCCGCTCGCTCCGGCTCCTCGGGTCGCTGATCGCCCCCGTGCGCTGGCAGCTGGTGCTCGCCGCCGCGGTGCTCGTCGTCTCCACGGCGCTGCGCGTCGCCGGCCCCGCGCTCATCGGATTCGGCATCAACAACGCCCTGCCCGCCGTGGTGGACCGCAACGACTGGATGCCGACCATCATCGTCGTGGGCCTCTACCTCGTCAGCGGCATCGGCGGAGCCGCCCTCATCGGGTGGTACGTGGTGGTCGCCGCGCGTCTGACCCAGGCGGTCATGCTCGACCTGCGCAAGCGGATCTTCCTGCACACCCAGAAGCTGAGCCTGGAGTTCCACGAGTCCTACACGTCGGGCCGCATCATCTCGCGGCAGACGAGCGACCTCGACACGATCCGCGAACTCCTCGACGGCGGGCTGAACGAGCTCGTCTCCGGCATCCTCTTCGGTCTGTTCACCCTCATCGCGCTGCTGCTCGTGGACTGGCAGTCCGGCGTCATCCTCATCATCATGGGGATTCCGCTCTTCCTCCTCATGCGCTGGTTCTACAAGCGCTCGCAGATGGTCTACCGCCAGTCGCGGGTGGTGAGCGCGTCGGTGATCGTGAAGTTCGTCGAGTCGATGACGGGTATCCGGGCCGTCAAGGCCTTCCGGCGCGAGGAGCGCAACGACAAGGAGTTCGGCGACCTGGCCCTCAGCTACCGCGACGTCAACATCCGCTCCATCCGCCTGTTCGGCACCTTCGAGCCGGGCCTGATGGCCGTGGCCTCGGTCG encodes the following:
- a CDS encoding methylated-DNA--[protein]-cysteine S-methyltransferase — its product is MSTAIIQTLDTPDGPFTILESEGHVEASGWTADHAALLARLAPAHRPDAVAEGDTAAAVAVTAYYAGDVDAIDAVPVRQHGTALQRAGWEALRGISPGQPLTYTAFAARLGNPRAVRVAASICARNAPALFVPCHRVLRSDGTLGGFAWGLDVKRSLLDRESRFALARTAS
- a CDS encoding AlkA N-terminal domain-containing protein encodes the protein MTTPETAPPPVQGTPREMGFAERYRVIRSRDRRFDGQFVTAVRSTGIYCRPSCPARTPKEQNVTFFATSAAAHEAGYRACKRCLPEAAPGSPAWDVRGDLAARAMRLIIDGVVDREGVPGLARRLGYSARHLTRLLTAELGAGPLALARAQRAHTARTLLVGTDLSSADVAFAAGFSSVRQFTDTIGEVFGMPPRDLRARRQGSPGSAVVPGTSDLAPGTIDLALPLRGPIDTAGLFGWMRAHAVPGVERGDATSFARVVRLPSGPAWFEVREEAGRLRLRARPSSLHDLSTLIARVRRLFDLDADPLAVDEALSIHPELRAAVADIPGVRVPGAIDADEMLLRAMIGQQISVAAARTMQGRLVAALGAEVDTPEGSMTLFPDPAVIADRGHEVLRGPAARVRAVIAAAAALADGSLTLGPGDDRAEQRLRLLALPGVGPWTADYVRMRVLGDPDVLLPGDVAARTGAAALGLPADPRSFTAWAERTAPWRSYAMAHFWYAAPVTRAWRADAGTREIPASTGTRRADPVPGASPAPPVTLRPTDPAPVTAPTRRRTAS
- a CDS encoding ABC transporter ATP-binding protein, which gives rise to MTSSAPPASSAKAHLSTARALARLLPFVRPVLPRLALGAGSALIASLLALAIPLVLEAIIQGPINSGDIGLIGWGAAAILGLGIAEAAMVYLRRWFVLAPATMVEYELRQTFYSRLQRLPVSFHDRWQSGQLLSRMMQDISTLRRWMAFGLVLLVVNVLTIVVGTALLFRWHWLLGTVFLVVSAPLWYAGYRFEKAYGTLARQSQDQAGDLATSVEESVHGIRVLKAFGRGKHALQKFARQAETLRQTELRKARAVGWIWFWLVILPDIAFALCLGTGIYLAATGQLDVDALIAFFAMTTVLRWPMESIGFLFSFTLDARTATDRIFEVFDEENTITDPARPVQLSNVRGQLAFEDAHFRYQDAGAHEADLLNGIDLVLEPGETMALVGLTGSGKTTLTTLPTRLYDVTGGRVTLDGTDVRDLTLKELRRHIGMAFEDATLFSQTVRENILLGREDLEPGSEEAERILHEALGVAQASFVYDLPDGVDTVIGEEGLSLSGGQRQRLALARAVAARPSVLVLDDPLSALDVDTEALVEDALRVVLKDTTALVVAHRPSTVMLADRVALLEAGRVTAVGRHSDLLRESEHYRHVISSLELAEREARDPSDVLEASSEDREKPFDTLEKEVTR